In Mytilus edulis unplaced genomic scaffold, xbMytEdul2.2 SCAFFOLD_1290, whole genome shotgun sequence, the DNA window ACCaaaagtgtttttcttttcttcttcaaATAATAAGTGCATGTAAGgaaaaatctttatttcaaacgttgtttttttttcatgacgGCTATACTACCAACTGTAACTTTTGTTGCTACTCCTTTCTTTGTAACCCAAAATACGGCATGATGAGTTCTACTGCCTGTAAAGCAGAATTTGACCACCATGACCATGAACGCGCATTAAATGCATTACAGGCAGTATAAATGTCATCTTTATTTGACGGTTTGACCATCTCTTTATCAATATCTGTATAAATATATCCAGGCATAAAAGCTTGGTCGGCACCGCCATAAGGATAACTTTTCCAAATGCACAATACGCCATGTGTTGGATGTGGTATATCTTTGACaggtattttaaatatttcagacAGATATTTATTAGTCATCTGTATAATTTCCTTACCAATAGGGAATATAATGTCACCATCTGTTACTGTTGTCTTGTTATCTCGTTCTGCCATTTCCAACCATGTCGATAAACAGAAATCTGAGTACATAGGCAATAGAACAGACCGCTTTGGATTAGTTTTTGAAGTGCCGAAGTCGTATATTTGGTTCAGTGGTGTATCTGTTATTGTGTAACTTCCATACACAGGAGATTTAAGCCACCAAGGTTCGTTGTAGGcaagaaaatattttc includes these proteins:
- the LOC139507637 gene encoding L-amino-acid oxidase-like — its product is MGTNYKSVLDSPNGKYFLAYNEPWWLKSPVYGSYTITDTPLNQIYDFGTSKTNPKRSVLLPMYSDFCLSTWLEMAERDNKTTVTDGDIIFPIGKEIIQMTNKYLSEIFKIPVKDIPHPTHGVLCIWKSYPYGGADQAFMPGYIYTDIDKEMVKPSNKDDIYTACNAFNARSWSWWSNSALQAVELIMPYFGLQRKE